CTAATTGTCCTAAGCTAGTTTCGGCAGAAAAATCCACTAACACTACATAGCCTTGTAATCCCAATACCATACCGATAAATAAACCTGAAAGTAAAATAATCAGCAGGGATTGCACACCTAAAACATAGAGCTGTTTAATGATAAGGGGGAAATGCTTCTTAAATTGTGGTTTACCAATTAAAGCACCTACCAACATAAATCCTGCACGCCCTAAAGATCGACAAAAATTAATTGCCCCTCGTCCTAATTGGCTAATAAGATCGATAATCATACAAATAATTCCTCTATATAGTCGGGGGCAGGGTAATTAAATTGTACTGGCCCATCGGCTTCGCCTCGTAGGAATTGTAAAACCTGAGGATCTTGGCTTTGGCGTAATTGTTCTGCTGTGCCTTCGGCAATAATTTGTTTATTTGCCACAATATAAGCGTAATCAGCGATACTCAGCACTTCATTGACATCGTGAGATACCACAATAGAAGTAAGCTGTAAGGCTTGATTTAATCGCTTAATTAAGCTGACAATCACCCCCATACTAATAGGATCTTGCCCAGTAAAAGGTTCATCAAACATCATTAAATCAGGATCGAGTGCAATGGCGCGCGCAAGGGCAACTCGTCGCGCCATACCGCCAGATAATTCAGCGGGCATTAAATCCTTTGCACCACGCAATCCTACCGCTTGTAATTTCATTAACACGATTTTGCGAATCAATGATTCGGGTAATTGGGTATGTTCACGCAAAGGAAAAGCCACATTATCAAAGGTTGATATATCGGTAAATAATGCGCCTGATTGAAATAGCATCCCCATACGTTTTCTTAATTCATATAAAGCATGATTGGATAACTGACAAATATTTACCCCATCAAAGAATATTTGCCCCGCTTGTGGGCTGAGCTGTCCGCCAATTAACTTTAATAAAGTGGTTTTACCAATACCAGAAGGCCCCATGATGGCAGTAATTTTGCCTTTGGGGACATTGAGGTTTAGGTTCTGATAAATGGTTCTTTCACCTCGTTTAAAGGTTAAATTTTTTACTTCTATCAGATTTTCACTTGTTTGATTCATTTCCATAAGGGTTAATTCAGTATAAATAATATACAAGATAATGTTTTATTCAGGGTGCATATTCTATGAAAACGTTACACAAGTCAAATTTAAGCGGAAAATTTACCGCTTTTTTACCGCACTTTGCATTAAATAAATTGAGGTGTATTGTTAATCAAATGTAACAAAATGGATGAAATTGATATGAATCAATAAGGAATTCACTAATTATTTAGAGTTATTTTTGATTTATGTTAAAAAATGTGATCAATATAATATTTTTGCTGTTTTTTATCCCTACTTTTAGTAGTAAAATAGGCACCGTTGAATTTATTTGCATAATGATTAATAACTTTGAGCATTATGCAGAAGTTTCAAATTAACTTTAACGTGTTTTAAAGTTAAATATCCTATGGGGTGATTACATTGTAATCATAATTATCAGCTTATAGCATGTACAAAAGGGGTTGAGAGATGTTAGACGTAGTTGAACTCTCGAGATTGCAGTTTGCATTAACTGCACTATATCACTTCTTATTTGTACCATTAACATTAGGGCTATCTTTTATTCTTGTTATTATGGAAACCCTATATGTTGTTACAAATAAAGTGGTATATAAAGACATGACCAAATTCTGGGGCAAGTTATTTGCGATTAACTTTGCTTTAGGGGTAACCACTGGGGTAACGATGGAATTCCAGTTTGGTACTAACTGGTCATATTATTCTCACTATGTGGGTGATATTTTTGGTGCACCACTGGCGGTTGAAGCTCTATTAGCTTTTTTCTTGGAATCTACTTTCTTCGGTCTTTTCTTATTCGGCTGGGATCGTTTATCCAAACGCCAACACTTATTAGCTACTTATTGTGTGGCATTCGGTTCTAATTTATCAGCGATGTGGATTTTGGTGGCAAATGGTTGGATGCAACACCCAGTGGCATCAGAATTTAATTTTGAAACCATGCGAATGGAAATGACTAGCTTTATGGATCTTTGGTTAAACCATACAGCACAAGCAAAATTCTTGCATACCTTATCAGCGGGTTATGTTTCAGCGTCTATTTTTGTGTTAGCCATTAGTGCATATTATATTTTAAAAGGACGTGATCTTGGCTTTGCTAAACGTTCATTTTCGGTGGCTGCAACCTTTGGTATTATCTCAATTTT
Above is a window of Volucribacter amazonae DNA encoding:
- the mlaF gene encoding phospholipid ABC transporter ATP-binding protein MlaF — translated: MNQTSENLIEVKNLTFKRGERTIYQNLNLNVPKGKITAIMGPSGIGKTTLLKLIGGQLSPQAGQIFFDGVNICQLSNHALYELRKRMGMLFQSGALFTDISTFDNVAFPLREHTQLPESLIRKIVLMKLQAVGLRGAKDLMPAELSGGMARRVALARAIALDPDLMMFDEPFTGQDPISMGVIVSLIKRLNQALQLTSIVVSHDVNEVLSIADYAYIVANKQIIAEGTAEQLRQSQDPQVLQFLRGEADGPVQFNYPAPDYIEELFV